A part of Aegilops tauschii subsp. strangulata cultivar AL8/78 chromosome 2, Aet v6.0, whole genome shotgun sequence genomic DNA contains:
- the LOC109736360 gene encoding LOW QUALITY PROTEIN: uncharacterized protein (The sequence of the model RefSeq protein was modified relative to this genomic sequence to represent the inferred CDS: deleted 1 base in 1 codon), translating into MVMMGHQLGKLVDGLRSKMRAGGGGKKKASAVAYQQMGKTDSMRVEIKSRQAQKLIAKNLVAADSMGRRRSRNKRFFLAF; encoded by the exons ATGGTGATGATGGGGCAT CAGCTGGGGAAGCTGGTGGACGGGCTCAGGTCCAAGAtgcgggccggtggcggcgggaagaagaaggcgtcGGCGGTGGCATACCAGCAGATGGGCAAGACGGACAGCATGAGGGTGGAGATCAAGAGCCGGCAGGCCCAGAAGCTCATCGCCAAGAACCTCGTCGCCGCCGACTCCATgggccgccgcaggagcaggaacAAGCGCTTCTTCCTCGCCTTCTGA